Proteins encoded in a region of the Halostella limicola genome:
- a CDS encoding uracil-DNA glycosylase — translation MSTDDDFAVVDCERCPALCESRSRIVNGAGPADADVQFVGEAPGATEDERGEPFVGRSGDVLDDALLAAGMDRETVRISNCVRCRPPDNRDPTTEELANCREYLEREIAAVDAEVIVTLGKVPSEHLLGRDVAVTKEAGDVVDVRIGGEPRRVLICVHPAATLYDRSQEDTFEATLERAADLAGVESGGSGQSRLGEF, via the coding sequence ATGAGTACGGACGATGACTTCGCCGTCGTCGACTGCGAGCGCTGTCCGGCGCTCTGTGAGTCCCGCAGCAGGATCGTCAACGGGGCCGGGCCGGCCGACGCGGACGTGCAGTTCGTCGGCGAGGCCCCCGGCGCGACCGAGGACGAGCGCGGCGAGCCGTTCGTCGGCCGGAGCGGGGACGTGCTCGACGACGCCCTGCTCGCGGCCGGGATGGACCGCGAGACGGTGCGGATCAGCAACTGCGTGCGCTGTCGCCCGCCGGACAACCGCGACCCGACGACGGAGGAACTGGCGAACTGCCGGGAGTACCTGGAGCGCGAGATCGCGGCGGTCGACGCCGAGGTCATCGTCACGCTCGGTAAGGTGCCCAGCGAACACCTGCTCGGCCGCGACGTCGCCGTGACGAAGGAGGCGGGCGACGTGGTCGACGTCCGCATCGGCGGCGAACCGCGGCGCGTCCTCATCTGCGTGCACCCCGCTGCGACGCTGTACGACCGGAGTCAGGAGGACACCTTCGAGGCGACGCTGGAGCGGGCCGCCGACCTCGCCGGCGTCGAGTCCGGCGGGAGCGGGCAGTCGCGGCTCGGTGAGTTCTAA
- a CDS encoding endonuclease dU codes for MKPGTRALGIAESFRSETSTLAGAVTRASRVVDGFAFSTCTVGGDDATDAIVELYERLDREDVRYVMVAGVAPAWYNLVDLRAVRDAVDRPVVAVTFEESSGLEASLREEFDGEALQWRLDAYDALPPRHPVDAGDDTVFVRSVGIDDDEADEVVRAFTPEGGRPEPVRVARLAARACDETRRE; via the coding sequence ATGAAACCCGGGACGCGGGCGCTCGGGATCGCCGAGTCGTTCCGTTCGGAGACGAGCACGCTCGCCGGAGCCGTCACCCGCGCGTCCCGCGTCGTCGACGGGTTCGCCTTTTCTACCTGCACGGTCGGCGGCGACGACGCCACCGACGCGATAGTCGAGTTGTACGAGCGGCTGGACCGCGAGGACGTCCGCTACGTGATGGTCGCCGGCGTCGCGCCGGCGTGGTACAACCTCGTCGACCTGCGCGCCGTCCGCGACGCGGTCGACCGACCGGTCGTCGCGGTCACGTTCGAGGAGAGTTCGGGCCTCGAAGCCTCGCTCCGCGAGGAGTTCGACGGCGAGGCCCTGCAGTGGCGACTGGACGCCTACGACGCCTTGCCGCCGCGTCACCCGGTCGACGCCGGCGACGACACCGTGTTCGTCCGGTCGGTCGGCATCGACGACGACGAGGCCGACGAGGTCGTCCGGGCGTTCACGCCCGAGGGCGGCCGGCCGGAGCCGGTCCGCGTGGCGCGGCTGGCCGCGCGGGCCTGTGACGAAACCCGAAGAGAGTAG
- a CDS encoding DUF5786 family protein, whose amino-acid sequence MGFGSYDESEQDNQELGDIEDDDGVTTEENEHDGDVEYEIGASNDELINRLQDIKEDDAS is encoded by the coding sequence ATGGGCTTCGGGAGCTACGACGAGTCCGAACAGGACAACCAGGAACTCGGAGACATCGAGGACGACGACGGCGTAACGACCGAGGAGAACGAGCACGACGGCGACGTGGAGTACGAGATCGGCGCGTCGAACGACGAACTGATCAACCGCCTCCAAGACATCAAAGAGGACGACGCGAGCTGA
- a CDS encoding MBL fold metallo-hydrolase, which translates to MRVVNVTADADTFTCNAYLAPEGRPTLVDAGAMPGVVDRIREETDELDAVVLTHQHGDHVSELDAVVDAFDPEVYAYADHPHRTEELADGDEVTIGEEAFDVVYTPGHADDHVSLISESTIYSGDVVVHDDGAFDYGSFGRTDSPGQSREELIESIERILDRLPDGVEEIYAGHGDEFRGDVRDVIETALSRAEKREPKYPDE; encoded by the coding sequence ATGCGAGTCGTCAACGTCACCGCGGACGCCGACACGTTCACCTGCAACGCCTACCTCGCGCCGGAGGGCCGGCCGACGCTCGTCGACGCGGGGGCGATGCCGGGCGTCGTCGACCGGATCCGCGAGGAGACCGACGAACTGGACGCGGTGGTGCTCACCCACCAGCACGGCGACCACGTCTCGGAACTGGACGCCGTCGTCGACGCGTTCGATCCCGAGGTGTACGCGTACGCCGACCACCCGCACCGCACCGAGGAGCTCGCAGACGGCGACGAGGTGACGATCGGCGAGGAGGCGTTCGACGTGGTCTACACGCCCGGCCACGCGGACGACCACGTCTCGCTGATCAGCGAGTCGACCATCTACAGCGGCGACGTCGTCGTCCACGACGACGGCGCGTTCGACTACGGCAGCTTCGGCCGGACCGACTCCCCCGGCCAGTCCCGAGAGGAGCTCATCGAGAGCATCGAGCGGATCCTCGACCGTCTGCCGGACGGCGTGGAGGAGATATACGCGGGCCACGGCGACGAGTTCCGTGGGGACGTCCGCGACGTGATCGAGACGGCGCTCTCGCGGGCGGAGAAGCGGGAGCCGAAGTACCCCGACGAGTAG
- a CDS encoding 50S ribosomal protein L40e, translated as MASFDAAEGRILDKMICMRCNARNPKRADNCRKCGYGNLRPKAKETRSA; from the coding sequence ATGGCTTCATTCGACGCAGCCGAGGGACGCATCCTCGACAAGATGATCTGTATGCGCTGTAACGCCCGCAACCCCAAGCGCGCCGACAACTGCCGGAAGTGCGGCTACGGCAACCTCCGCCCCAAGGCAAAGGAGACCCGCAGCGCCTGA
- a CDS encoding DUF367 family protein, which produces MELHVLYEGDDDPDKCTARKLERFDLADLHRSTGETPYGVVLNPHAERALSPADADANRLVALDCSWETAGEAMFDLPGEHRALPFLVAANPVNYGRPFRLTTVEALAAALVILDEREHAERILAKFTWGETFLDLNEEPLARYADCEDSSDVVAVQDDYLVEE; this is translated from the coding sequence GTGGAGCTACACGTCCTGTACGAGGGGGACGACGACCCCGACAAGTGCACCGCCCGGAAGCTGGAGCGGTTCGACCTCGCCGACCTCCACCGCAGCACGGGCGAGACGCCGTACGGCGTCGTCCTGAACCCGCACGCGGAGCGGGCGCTCTCGCCCGCGGACGCCGACGCGAACAGGCTCGTCGCGCTCGACTGCTCGTGGGAGACGGCCGGCGAGGCGATGTTCGACCTGCCGGGCGAGCACCGGGCGCTGCCCTTCCTCGTCGCCGCCAACCCCGTCAATTACGGGCGGCCGTTCCGCCTGACGACCGTCGAGGCGCTCGCCGCCGCGCTGGTCATCCTCGACGAGCGCGAGCACGCCGAGCGAATCCTCGCGAAGTTCACGTGGGGCGAGACGTTCCTCGACCTCAACGAGGAGCCGCTCGCCCGGTACGCCGACTGCGAGGATTCGAGCGACGTCGTCGCCGTACAGGACGACTATCTGGTCGAAGAGTGA
- a CDS encoding redoxin domain-containing protein, with product MLDAGADAPPFQLPGVADGEVGEFALEDYAGESIVVLVFYPADFSPTCTDELCALRDFDLIALDRQVTLLGISGDSVYSHRAFAEEYGLGYPLLSDSVGDVAEQYGVLHEEFRGHPRRPRRSVFVLDASLTVQYSWVADSPVELPDLEAIRDAVEAVQDDGTAVERYRTARDHFRYGRSEFETARTAYEAGDWSTAAGGFEEALGYFRSSVRAFDAAGRFGSPAVADTAESARTVAERYRRAAQWYAKSADHYDRDLPEWGDEYRDDAAAALSEAEGDGVPDLYALAGG from the coding sequence ATGCTCGACGCCGGAGCGGATGCCCCGCCGTTTCAGTTACCTGGCGTAGCGGACGGCGAGGTCGGCGAGTTCGCGCTGGAGGACTACGCGGGCGAGTCGATCGTCGTCCTCGTGTTCTACCCGGCCGACTTCAGTCCGACCTGCACCGACGAACTGTGCGCGCTCCGGGATTTCGACCTGATCGCGCTCGACCGCCAGGTGACGCTGCTCGGCATCTCCGGCGACAGCGTGTACAGCCACCGCGCGTTCGCGGAGGAGTACGGCCTCGGCTATCCGCTTCTCTCCGACAGCGTCGGCGACGTCGCGGAGCAGTACGGCGTCCTCCACGAGGAGTTCCGGGGCCATCCCCGCCGGCCCCGTCGCTCGGTGTTCGTCCTCGACGCGTCCCTGACGGTGCAGTACTCCTGGGTCGCCGATTCCCCGGTCGAACTCCCGGACCTGGAGGCGATCCGCGACGCCGTCGAGGCCGTGCAGGACGACGGGACGGCCGTCGAGCGCTACCGGACCGCCCGCGACCACTTCCGGTACGGGCGCTCCGAGTTCGAGACGGCGCGGACCGCCTACGAGGCCGGGGACTGGTCGACCGCGGCCGGCGGGTTCGAGGAGGCCCTCGGCTACTTCCGGTCGTCGGTGCGGGCCTTCGACGCCGCGGGGCGGTTCGGATCCCCGGCGGTCGCCGATACCGCCGAGTCGGCGCGAACCGTCGCCGAGCGGTACCGCCGCGCCGCGCAGTGGTACGCCAAGTCCGCCGACCACTACGACCGGGACCTGCCGGAGTGGGGCGACGAGTACCGCGACGACGCCGCGGCGGCGCTGTCCGAGGCCGAAGGCGACGGCGTTCCCGACCTGTACGCGCTGGCCGGCGGTTGA
- a CDS encoding nuclear transport factor 2 family protein, which translates to MSDPEATVRAYYAALDEGAYDEFDELLVPEFVQRRPDRAFEGREAFVAFMRDDRPMTDTTHELDAVFVGDEREEVAVRGRLLDADGDMLFPFVDVHELTVDGRIERLETFTQ; encoded by the coding sequence ATGAGCGACCCCGAGGCGACGGTGCGCGCGTACTACGCGGCGCTCGACGAGGGCGCGTACGACGAGTTCGACGAGCTACTGGTCCCCGAGTTCGTCCAGCGCCGCCCGGACCGGGCCTTCGAGGGGCGCGAGGCGTTCGTCGCGTTCATGCGCGACGATCGCCCCATGACCGACACGACCCACGAACTCGACGCCGTGTTCGTCGGGGACGAGCGCGAAGAGGTGGCCGTCCGGGGTCGCCTGCTCGACGCGGACGGCGACATGCTGTTCCCGTTCGTCGACGTGCATGAACTGACCGTGGACGGGAGAATCGAGCGGCTAGAGACGTTCACGCAGTGA
- the serS gene encoding serine--tRNA ligase codes for MLDRTYLRENPDEVRDAVAKKGVDGVDVDEILALDEEWRDLKARGDDLRHERNEVSSTIGQLKQEGNEEEAQEAIERSQELKAELEEVEERADELEAELERELLRLPNVPHESVPVGEDESDNVERYREGFDDLRDLPDDVVPHYDLGEEMDVLDFERGAKVSGGGYQFVKGDGARLEHALIQFMLDVHREQEYVDVLPPIPVNSASMEGTGQLPKFAEDAYRVGARQEDDYDEDDLWLLPTAEVPVTNMYRDEILLDDDLPVKHQAFSPNFRREAGEHGTETRGYVRVHQFHKVELVNFVRPEESYDRLEGLLDEAEEVLRRLELPYRVLDMCTGDMGFTQAKKYDIEVWAPGDDMEDGPEEGGRWLEVSSVSNFEDFQARRAGLRYRPERHESAEYLHTLNGSGVAVPRVMVAILEYYQNEDGTVTVPEALRPYMGGQEVIEGHDPVGESALGAGERE; via the coding sequence ATGCTCGACCGGACCTACCTGCGCGAGAACCCCGACGAGGTGCGGGACGCCGTCGCGAAGAAGGGCGTCGACGGCGTCGACGTCGACGAGATCCTCGCGCTCGACGAGGAGTGGCGCGACCTGAAAGCCCGCGGCGACGACCTGCGACACGAGCGCAACGAGGTCTCCTCGACCATCGGCCAGTTGAAACAGGAGGGGAACGAGGAGGAGGCCCAGGAGGCCATCGAGCGCTCGCAGGAGCTCAAAGCCGAACTCGAAGAGGTCGAGGAGCGGGCCGACGAGCTGGAGGCGGAGCTCGAACGCGAACTGCTCCGCCTGCCGAACGTCCCCCACGAGAGCGTCCCCGTCGGCGAGGACGAGAGCGACAACGTCGAGCGCTACCGCGAGGGGTTCGACGACCTGCGGGACCTCCCGGACGACGTGGTCCCCCACTACGACCTCGGCGAGGAGATGGACGTCCTCGACTTCGAGCGCGGCGCGAAGGTCAGCGGCGGCGGCTACCAGTTCGTCAAGGGCGACGGCGCGCGGCTGGAACACGCGCTGATCCAGTTCATGCTCGACGTCCACCGCGAGCAGGAGTACGTCGACGTGCTGCCGCCGATCCCGGTCAACAGCGCGTCGATGGAGGGCACCGGCCAACTGCCGAAGTTCGCCGAGGACGCCTACCGCGTCGGCGCGCGCCAGGAGGACGACTACGACGAGGACGACCTCTGGCTGCTACCGACCGCGGAGGTGCCCGTCACCAACATGTACCGCGACGAGATCCTGCTGGACGACGACCTCCCGGTCAAGCACCAGGCGTTCTCGCCGAACTTCCGGCGCGAGGCCGGCGAGCACGGCACCGAGACGCGGGGCTACGTCCGCGTCCACCAGTTCCACAAGGTGGAACTCGTCAACTTCGTCCGCCCGGAGGAGAGCTACGACCGACTCGAAGGGCTACTCGACGAGGCCGAGGAGGTGCTGCGGCGCCTCGAACTCCCCTACCGCGTGCTGGACATGTGCACCGGCGACATGGGCTTCACGCAGGCCAAGAAGTACGACATCGAGGTGTGGGCGCCCGGCGACGACATGGAGGACGGCCCCGAGGAGGGCGGGCGCTGGCTCGAGGTCTCCAGCGTCTCGAACTTCGAGGACTTCCAGGCCCGCCGCGCCGGCCTGCGCTACCGGCCGGAGCGCCACGAGAGCGCGGAGTACCTCCACACGCTGAACGGGTCGGGCGTCGCCGTCCCGCGCGTGATGGTCGCCATCCTGGAGTACTACCAGAACGAGGACGGCACCGTCACCGTCCCCGAGGCGCTCCGCCCGTACATGGGCGGCCAGGAGGTCATCGAGGGCCACGACCCCGTCGGCGAGAGCGCCCTCGGCGCGGGCGAGCGCGAGTAG
- a CDS encoding cupredoxin domain-containing protein, which produces MSDRSPATRRRFLAASAAAVAIPTIAGAASATSGTDADAATASTQQETFRLESHVNGWEGVAPESIAGERNPTLRLTEGEEYEVVWENVDGVSHNFLVRTDGGERVAETETVGEEGETRSVTFTATADLSGYRCGLHPSTMDGDIAFGEAETTTETTEETTTETATETTATETTTAAPTTTTITTEDGGGDSDGGGQPGFGLLAAAAGLLGGLGLRCRRD; this is translated from the coding sequence ATGTCCGACCGCTCTCCCGCCACGCGCCGTCGGTTCCTCGCCGCCTCCGCCGCCGCAGTCGCGATACCGACGATCGCCGGCGCGGCGAGCGCGACCAGCGGGACCGACGCCGACGCCGCCACCGCGTCGACCCAGCAGGAGACGTTCCGCCTCGAGAGCCACGTGAACGGCTGGGAGGGCGTCGCGCCGGAGTCGATCGCCGGGGAGCGGAACCCGACGCTCCGGCTGACCGAGGGCGAGGAGTACGAGGTCGTCTGGGAGAACGTCGACGGCGTCAGCCACAACTTCCTCGTCCGAACGGATGGCGGCGAGCGGGTCGCGGAGACCGAGACGGTGGGCGAGGAAGGGGAGACGCGCTCGGTGACGTTCACCGCGACGGCGGACCTGTCGGGGTACCGCTGCGGCCTCCACCCGAGCACGATGGACGGGGACATCGCGTTCGGCGAGGCGGAGACGACGACCGAGACGACCGAGGAGACGACGACCGAGACGGCTACCGAGACGACCGCCACTGAGACGACGACCGCCGCGCCGACCACGACGACGATCACCACCGAAGACGGCGGCGGCGACAGCGACGGCGGCGGCCAGCCCGGCTTCGGCCTCCTCGCGGCCGCCGCCGGGCTGCTCGGGGGGCTCGGCCTCCGGTGCCGGCGAGACTGA
- a CDS encoding MBL fold metallo-hydrolase, producing MEPGDVWTVTAGDCTDLYYVDTGMYDTGEYGAVYVLDAERPAIVDTGIGTNYEYVLDALDEAGVAPEDLEAIAVTHVHLDHAGGAGYLAEACPNAEVYVHESGARHLIDPSRLWEGTKGAVGDQIEFYAEPEPVPAERVTELTDGDAIDLGDHELIAHHAPGHAPHQVVFEDPANDAVFTADAAGIWVPSIDRIKETTPPPQFDLEGALADAEMLVDMDRETLLFPHFGPKAADGVLAEYTDVLTDWVRAVERVRDELGDDDAVIDHFVAENEMEDVWGERKARGETAMNVRGVLRYLDRRE from the coding sequence ATGGAACCGGGAGACGTTTGGACGGTGACGGCGGGCGACTGTACCGACCTGTACTACGTCGACACGGGGATGTACGACACGGGAGAGTACGGTGCGGTGTACGTCCTCGACGCGGAACGGCCCGCTATCGTCGACACGGGGATCGGTACGAACTATGAGTACGTCCTCGACGCCCTGGACGAGGCAGGGGTCGCCCCCGAGGACCTGGAAGCGATCGCGGTGACCCACGTCCACCTCGACCACGCCGGCGGCGCGGGCTACCTCGCCGAGGCGTGCCCGAACGCCGAGGTGTACGTCCACGAGTCCGGCGCGCGCCACCTGATCGACCCCTCGCGGCTGTGGGAGGGGACCAAGGGCGCGGTCGGCGACCAGATCGAGTTCTACGCGGAGCCCGAACCCGTCCCGGCGGAGCGGGTGACTGAACTCACCGACGGCGACGCGATCGACCTCGGCGACCACGAGCTGATCGCCCACCACGCGCCGGGCCACGCCCCCCACCAGGTCGTCTTCGAGGACCCGGCGAACGACGCCGTCTTCACCGCCGACGCGGCGGGGATCTGGGTGCCGTCGATAGACCGGATCAAGGAGACGACGCCGCCGCCGCAGTTCGACCTGGAGGGGGCGCTCGCGGACGCCGAGATGCTCGTCGACATGGACCGGGAGACGCTGCTGTTCCCTCATTTCGGCCCGAAGGCGGCCGACGGCGTGCTCGCGGAGTACACGGACGTGCTGACCGACTGGGTGCGCGCCGTCGAGCGCGTGCGCGACGAACTCGGGGACGACGACGCGGTGATCGACCACTTCGTCGCGGAGAACGAGATGGAGGACGTCTGGGGCGAGCGGAAGGCCCGCGGCGAGACGGCGATGAACGTCCGCGGCGTGCTCCGCTACCTCGACCGGCGCGAATAA
- a CDS encoding endonuclease/exonuclease/phosphatase family protein: MTGDDYRVGRREVLEVAGGALATTAVGGTATGNRGAAAGDSEANRGGSDGSITFAQFNVLELTAEKAQSEDSEQLQAAAEVVQSAPEPDVLLINELDNNFQSGRQTEVHNAAAFLENYLNVPQRDDLEGVDFDHFYAPDSNTGVPSGVDVTKDGHVLEPGSRDYGNDAFGFGEYPGQYAMAIYSKHPIDAGRIRTLREFRWGDMPENRAPTEDKYDSGVYLTDAELERFRLSSKTHADVPIWIDGELVHAVIAHPTPPAFDGDENLNGRRNYAEVRLVGDYVRGAEYVYDDRGNEGGLTEDEPFVVMGDMNAEPGGEDNYDTAGENLIENPRIQSDPLPESEGAAEVVGNPNATAEFEKQADYVLPSTEFEIVDSAAVWPAEGEPLRPVVETASDHRMVWVEAEFASD, translated from the coding sequence ATGACGGGCGACGACTACCGCGTCGGCCGACGGGAGGTCCTCGAAGTGGCCGGCGGCGCGCTCGCGACGACCGCCGTCGGGGGGACGGCGACCGGTAACCGAGGAGCGGCAGCGGGCGATAGCGAGGCGAACCGCGGGGGTTCCGACGGCTCGATCACGTTCGCGCAGTTCAACGTCCTCGAACTGACCGCGGAGAAGGCGCAGAGCGAGGACAGCGAGCAGCTGCAGGCCGCCGCAGAGGTCGTCCAGTCCGCGCCGGAACCCGACGTGTTGCTGATCAACGAACTGGACAACAACTTCCAGTCGGGGCGGCAGACGGAGGTTCACAACGCCGCGGCGTTCCTGGAGAACTACCTGAACGTGCCCCAGCGCGACGATCTGGAGGGCGTGGACTTCGACCACTTCTACGCGCCGGACAGCAACACCGGCGTCCCGAGCGGCGTCGACGTGACGAAGGACGGCCACGTCCTCGAACCCGGGAGCAGGGACTACGGCAACGACGCCTTCGGCTTCGGCGAGTACCCGGGGCAGTACGCGATGGCCATCTACAGCAAGCACCCGATCGACGCCGGCCGGATCCGCACGCTTCGGGAGTTCCGCTGGGGGGACATGCCCGAGAACAGGGCGCCCACGGAGGACAAGTACGACTCCGGCGTCTACCTCACCGACGCGGAGCTGGAGCGGTTCCGGCTGTCCTCGAAGACCCACGCCGACGTGCCGATCTGGATCGACGGCGAACTCGTCCACGCGGTCATCGCGCACCCGACGCCGCCGGCGTTCGACGGGGACGAGAACCTCAACGGGCGGCGCAACTACGCGGAGGTACGGCTCGTCGGCGACTACGTCCGCGGCGCGGAGTACGTGTACGACGACCGCGGGAACGAGGGCGGCCTCACCGAGGACGAGCCGTTCGTCGTGATGGGCGACATGAACGCCGAACCCGGCGGCGAGGACAACTACGACACCGCGGGCGAGAACCTGATCGAGAACCCGCGAATCCAGTCTGACCCGCTCCCCGAGAGCGAGGGGGCCGCCGAGGTGGTCGGCAACCCCAACGCCACGGCGGAGTTCGAGAAACAGGCCGACTACGTGCTCCCATCGACGGAGTTCGAGATCGTCGACTCCGCCGCCGTCTGGCCCGCCGAGGGCGAACCGCTCCGCCCGGTCGTCGAGACCGCGTCCGACCACCGGATGGTGTGGGTCGAGGCCGAGTTCGCGTCGGACTGA